A stretch of Pleuronectes platessa chromosome 24, fPlePla1.1, whole genome shotgun sequence DNA encodes these proteins:
- the aox6 gene encoding aldehyde oxidase 6 isoform X1, producing the protein MGGGLKWNTTNQQTTDIFGMRADGGVAAGLPPSSARVLNSGEPQVTSNMSSVNRGDALCFFINGKKVTENHADPETMLLSFLREKLRLTGTKYGCGGGGCGACTVMVSRYQPATKTIIHYSANACLLPLCQLHGAAVTTVEGVGSTKTRIHPVQERIAKAHGSQCGFCTPGMVMSMYTLLRNQPQPCMDDITQALAGNLCRCTGYRPIVDGCRTFCQETNCCQANGAGDCSEKDTDEPEQEKPRLFDKDEFVPLDQTQELIFPPELILMAESTNPRTLTFHGERMTCVFPASLEELVQLKSSNPKAPLLMGNTNIGPDIKFKGVVHPLIISPTSVMELYEVTQTPQGVWLGAGCSLSEVRSLLEKLRPQFPEEKTELFTALIQQLGNLGSQQIRNVATLGGNIMSAYPNSDLNPVLAAGNCKLSIISSGGRQEVPLHQDFFVSFGKTALKPEDIVLSVFIPFSRKGEFVRAFRQAPRKESSFATVTTGMRVFFSEGSRVVQDVSIYFGGMGSTTVSAAKTCAALITRPWDDEVLSQAYDVLLDELFLPPSTPGGKVEFRRSLTLSFLFKFNLEILHKLREMNVITDQLPEKMQPLPREIQSSLQEFQNVSKDQNNQDPVGHPIMHRSAISQATGEAVYCDDIPRTDGELFLALVTSSRAHAKITGMDVSEALLLPGVFDVITAKDIPGKKVRAMSGYDEELLAETEVSCIGQMLCAVVADTRVHARRGAAAVKISYEDLPDPVFTTEEAIEKSSFFEPQRMIQIGNVTEAFKSVDNVYEGEVRLGGQEHFYMETQSMLVVPVGEETEFNAYVSTQWPTLVQDAIAETLGIPSNRVTCHVKRVGGAFGGKVTKTSILACITSVAAWKTNRAVRCVLERGEDMLITGARHPVLGKYKVGFMNDGRILAADIQYYANAGNTVDESVLVVEKILLHMDNAYNIPNLRGRGAACRTNLPSNTAFRGFGVPQSLMVVENMVNDVAAVLGRPADQIRETNMYKGVSLTHYKFEFNPENLLRCWEECKTKSDYSARRRAVDQFNQQSRWKKRGMSIIPIKYGIAFSEGFLNQAAALVHIYKDGSVLVTHGGAELGQGIHTKMQQVASRELHIPLSQIHISETSTDTVPNTSPSAASFGTDANGMAVKDACQTLYRRLEPVRQKNPKGSWESWVQAAFVEKISLSATGFYKGPDLYMDWDKMEGQPYSYYTFGVCCCEVELDCLTGDFRTLRTDIVVDIGRSVNPSVDIGQIEGAFMQGLGLYTLEELKFSPSGLLYTRGPSQYKIPAMCDLPLRFNVYLLSDSHNPNAIYSSKGIGEPVLFLGSSVFFAIKDAVAAARSQSGLTGPFSLDSPATAERACLACASPFTQKIAANKPGSFKPWALNI; encoded by the exons ATGGGGGGGGGACTGAAGTGGAACACAACAAACCAGCAGACAACAGACATTTTTGGTA tgcgTGCAGAcggaggtgtggcggctggtCTCCCCCCATCCTCTGCACGGGTGTTGAACTCAGGTGAACCGCAGGTGACATCAAACATGTCTTCAGTGAACCGAGGTGACGCGTTGTGCTTCTTCATCAACGGGAAAAAG GTAACGGAGAACCATGCCGACCCAGAGACGATGCTTTTGTCCTTCCTCAGAGAGAAAT TGAGGTTGACTGGAACCAAGTATGGCTGCGGGGGCGGAGGCTGCGGCGCCTGCACTGTCATGGTGTCTCGCTATCAACCTGCCACCAAAACCATCAT ACACTACTCGGCGAACGCCTGCCTCCTGCCGCTGTGTCAGCTCCATGGAGCCGCAGTCACCACGGTGGAGGGCGTTGGCAGCACCAAGACCAGGATCCACCCCGTGCAG gaGCGAATAGCGAAGGCTCATGGGTCccagtgtggcttctgcactcCGGGGATGGTGATGTCCATGTACACTCTGCTGAGGAACCAGCCTCAGCCCTGCATGGACGACATCACCCAGGCTCTGGCTG GTAATTTGTGCCGGTGCACTGGATATCGCCCCATTGTTGATGGCTGCAGGACCTTCTGTCAG GAAACCAACTGCTGTCAAGCCAATGGAGCCGGAGACTGTTCAGAGAAAGATACTGATGAACCAGAGCAG GAGAAGCCCCGGCTGTTTGACAAGGATGAGTTTGTGCCACTGGACCAGACACAGGAGCTGATTTTCCCTCCTGAACTCATC CTGATGGCGGAGTCAACGAACCCTCGGACACTCACCTTTCACGGGGAGAGGATGACCTGCGTGTTCCCCGcctctctggaggagctggtgcAGCTGAAGAGCAGCAACCCCAAAGCTCCGCTGCTCATGGGAAACACCAACATAG GTCCCGATATAAAGTTCAAGGGCGTCGTGCATCCGCTGATCATATCCCCGACCAGCGTGATGGAGCTGTATGAGGTCACTCAGACGCCACAAG GTGTTTGGTTGGGAGCGGGTTGCAGTCTGTCCGAGGTCCGCTCTCTTCTAGAGAAGCTGCGTCCTCAGTTTCCAGAGGAGAAGACCGAACTCTTCACAGCCCTGATCCAGCAGCTGGGGAACCTGGGAAGCCAGCAGATCCGTAACGTCGCT aCTCTTGGAGGCAACATCATGAGTGCGTACCCCAATTCCGACCTGAACCCAGTTTTGGCTGCAGGGAACTGCAAACTGAGCATCATTTCCAGTG GAGGAAGACAGGAGGTCCCTCTGCATCAGGATTTCTTTGTTAGCTTTGGGAAAACCGCCCTGAAACCTGAAGACATTGTTCTCTCGGTTTTCATTCCCTTTTCCAGAAAG ggggagTTTGTTCGAGCTTTCCGTCAGGCTCCGAGAAAGGAGAGCTCCTTCGCCACCGTGACAACAGGAATGAGGGTGTTTTTCTCGGAGGGATCTCGAGTGGTCCAGGACGTCAgcatttattttggaggaatgGGATCGACCACAGTGAGTGCTGCCAAAACCTGCGCAGCTCTCATCACGAG GCCATGGGACGATGAAGTCCTCAGCCAGGCCTATGACGTCCTCCTGGACGAGTTGTTCCTTCCTCCCTCGACTCCAGGAGGGAAAGTGGAGTTCCGGCGCTCACTGACTCTCAGCTTCCTCTTCAAGTTTAACCTGGAGATCCTGCACAAGCTCAGAGAAATG AATGTGATCACAGATCAGCTTCCTGAGAAGATGCAGCCTTTACCCAGAGAGATCCAGTCCAGCCTGCAGGAGTTCCAG aatGTGTCGAAGGACCAGAACAACCAGGACCCAGTGGGCCATCCCATAATGCATCGCTCTGCCATCAGCCAGGCCACAGGTGAAGCCGTGTATTGCGACGACATCCCCAGAACAGACGGAGAACTCTTCCTGGCTCTGGTCACCAGCTCTCGAGCACACGCTAAAATCAC GGGGATGGATGTGAGCGAGGCTCTGCTGCTTCCAGGTGTCTTCGATGTCATCACAGCCAAAGATATTCCTGGGAAGAAAGTCCGTGCGATGTCTGGATATGACGAGGAGCTCCTCGCCGAGACAGAG GTGTCGTGCATCGGTCAGATGTTGTGCGCCGTGGTCGCTGATACACGGGTGCATGCCAGGCGAGGCGCAGCAGCCGTGAAGATCAGCTACGAGGACTTGCCGGATCCCGTGTTCACCACAGAG GAAGCCATTGAGAAATCCTCTTTCTTCGAGCCACAGAGGATGATACAGATTGGAAATGTAACCGAGGCCTTTAAAAGTGTCGATAATGTTTATGAAG GAGAGGTTCGACTGGGCGGCCAGGAGCATTTCTACATGGAGACTCAGAGCATGCTGGTTGTTCCTGTGGGCGAGGAGACGGAGTTCAACGCTTACGTCTCCACTCAGTGGCCGACTTTAGTTCAG GATGCGATAGCGGAGACACTGGGCATCCCGTCAAACCGAGTCACCTGTCACGTCAAAAGGGTCGGCGGAGCATTCGGAGGAAAGGTCACTAAAACCTCCATCTTGGCTTGTATCACCTCTGTGGCTGCGTGGAA GACCAATCGTGCAGTCCGGTGTGTTTTGGAGCGAGGTGAGGACATGCTGATCACGGGAGCTCGTCATCCTGTCCTGGGAAAGTACAAG GTTGGTTTCATGAACGATGGAAGGATCCTGGCGGCAGACATCCAGTACTACGCCAATGCTGGGAACACTGTGGATGAATCTGTTCTG GTAGTTGAGAAGATCCTGCTCCACATGGACAACGCATACAACATCCCCAACCTGCGAGGCCGCGGCGCTGCCTGCAGGACCAACCTGCCCTCCAACACGGCCTTCAGGGGCTTCGGCGTGCCCCAGAGCCTCATGGTGGTGGAGAACATGGTGAACGACGTGGCTGCGGTGCTGGGACGCCCTGCTGACCAG ATTCGGGAGACCAACATGTACAAGGGGGTGTCACTCACCCACTACAAGTTTGAGTTCAACCCAGAGAACTTGCTGCGCTGCTGGGAGGAATGTAAGACCAAGTCTGACTACAGCGCCCGGCGCCGAGCCGTCGACCAGTTTAACCAACAGAGCCGCTGGAAGAAGAGGGGCATGTCCATTATCCCCATCAAATATGGCATCGCGTTTTCTGAGGGCTTCTTAAATCAG gcAGCGGCTCTGGTCCACATCTATAAAGACGGCTCTGTTCTGGTGACTCATGGTGGGGCAGAGCTGGGTCAGGGAATCCACACTAAAATGCAGCAG GTTGCCAGCCGAGAGCTTCACATCCCGCTCTCTCAGATTCACATCAGTGAAACCAGCACCGACACCGTTCCCAACACCTCCCCCTCCGCTGCTTCCTTTGGCACGGACGCCAACGGCATGGCGGTCAAG GATGCCTGCCAGACTCTGTACAGGCGACTGGAGCCAGTCAGGCAGAAGAACCCCAAAGGATCATGGGAGAGTTGG GTCCAGGCAGCTTTTGTTGAGAAAATCAGTTTGTCAGCCACTGGATTCTACAA AGGTCCAGACCTTTACATGGACTGGGACAAGATGGAGGGGCAGCCCTACTCTTACTACACATTCGGGGTGTGTTGCTGTGAGGTGGAGCTGGACTGCCTCACCGGAGACTTCAGG aCTTTGAGGACAGACATTGTGGTCGACATCGGCAGGAGTGTGAACCCCTCTGTGGACATCGGACAG ATTGAAGGAGCCTTCATGCAGGGTTTGGGTCTCTacactctggaggagctgaagttcTCTCCCTCCGGGCTCCTGTACACTCGCGGCCCTTCCCAGTACAAGATCCCTGCGATGTGTGACCTGCCGCTTCGCTTCAACGTCTACCTGCTGTCAGACTCCCACAATCCCAATGCCATCTACTCCTCAAAG GGTATAGGAGAGCCTGTCCTCTTCCTGGGCAGCTCGGTGTTCTTCGCCATCAAGGACGCCGTCGCCGCCGCTCGCTCCCAGTCCGGTCTCACTGGCCCATTTTCCCTGGACAGCCCAGCGACAGCAGAGAGGGCCTGTCTAGCCTGTGCCTCGCCGTTCACTCAGAAG ATTGCAGCCAACAAACCCGGATCTTTCAAACCGTGGGCCTTGAACATCTAA
- the arl4ca gene encoding ADP-ribosylation factor-like 4Ca translates to MGNSFSNLAAFQSLHIVMLGLDSAGKTTVLYRLKFNEFVNTVPTIGFNTERIRLGGAGASRGISCHFWDVGGQEKLRPLWKPYSRCTDGIVYVVDSVDAERLEEARTELHKITRFSENQGTPLLVIANKQDLPRALDVGEIERQLALGELSPSTPYHVQPACAIIGEGLDEGMDKLYEMIVKRRKSLKQKKKRQ, encoded by the coding sequence ATGGGGAATAGTTTCTCCAATTTGGCTGCATTCCAGTCCCTGCACATAGTCATGCTCGGGCTGGACTCCGCAGGTAAAACCACTGTGCTGTACCGGCTGAAATTCAACGAGTTCGTCAACACGGTGCCCACCATCGGCTTCAACACGGAGAGGATCCGGCTGGGTGGCGCGGGGGCCTCCAGGGGCATCAGCTGCCACTTCTGGGACGTCGGGGGCCAGGAGAAGCTGCGGCCCCTGTGGAAGCCCTATAGCCGCTGCACGGACGGCATCGTGTACGTGGTGGACTCTGTGGACGCCGAGAGGCTTGAGGAGGCCCGGACTGAGCTGCACAAGATCACCAGGTTCTCGGAGAACCAGGGGACCCCGCTGCTGGTCATCGCCAACAAGCAGGACCTGCCCCGGGCGCTGGATGTCGGGGAGATCGAGAGGCAGCTGGCCCTGGGCGAGCTGAGTCCCTCCACCCCGTACCACGTCCAGCCGGCCTGCGCCATCATAGGAGAGGGTCTGGACGAGGGCATGGACAAACTGTATGAGATGatagtgaagaggaggaagtcactgaagcagaagaagaagaggcagtGA
- the aox6 gene encoding aldehyde oxidase 6 isoform X2: MGGGLKWNTTNQQTTDIFGMRADGGVAAGLPPSSARVLNSGEPQVTSNMSSVNRGDALCFFINGKKVTENHADPETMLLSFLREKLRLTGTKYGCGGGGCGACTVMVSRYQPATKTIIHYSANACLLPLCQLHGAAVTTVEGVGSTKTRIHPVQERIAKAHGSQCGFCTPGMVMSMYTLLRNQPQPCMDDITQALAGNLCRCTGYRPIVDGCRTFCQETNCCQANGAGDCSEKDTDEPEQEKPRLFDKDEFVPLDQTQELIFPPELILMAESTNPRTLTFHGERMTCVFPASLEELVQLKSSNPKAPLLMGNTNIGPDIKFKGVVHPLIISPTSVMELYEVTQTPQGVWLGAGCSLSEVRSLLEKLRPQFPEEKTELFTALIQQLGNLGSQQIRNVATLGGNIMSAYPNSDLNPVLAAGNCKLSIISSGGRQEVPLHQDFFVSFGKTALKPEDIVLSVFIPFSRKGEFVRAFRQAPRKESSFATVTTGMRVFFSEGSRVVQDVSIYFGGMGSTTVSAAKTCAALITRPWDDEVLSQAYDVLLDELFLPPSTPGGKVEFRRSLTLSFLFKFNLEILHKLREMNVITDQLPEKMQPLPREIQSSLQEFQNVSKDQNNQDPVGHPIMHRSAISQATGEAVYCDDIPRTDGELFLALVTSSRAHAKITGMDVSEALLLPGVFDVITAKDIPGKKVRAMSGYDEELLAETEVSCIGQMLCAVVADTRVHARRGAAAVKISYEDLPDPVFTTEEAIEKSSFFEPQRMIQIGNVTEAFKSVDNVYEGEVRLGGQEHFYMETQSMLVVPVGEETEFNAYVSTQWPTLVQDAIAETLGIPSNRVTCHVKRVGGAFGGKVTKTSILACITSVAAWKTNRAVRCVLERGEDMLITGARHPVLGKYKVGFMNDGRILAADIQYYANAGNTVDESVLVVEKILLHMDNAYNIPNLRGRGAACRTNLPSNTAFRGFGVPQSLMVVENMVNDVAAVLGRPADQIRETNMYKGVSLTHYKFEFNPENLLRCWEECKTKSDYSARRRAVDQFNQQSRWKKRGMSIIPIKYGIAFSEGFLNQAAALVHIYKDGSVLVTHGGAELGQGIHTKMQQVASRELHIPLSQIHISETSTDTVPNTSPSAASFGTDANGMAVKDACQTLYRRLEPVRQKNPKGSWESWVQAAFVEKISLSATGFYK, from the exons ATGGGGGGGGGACTGAAGTGGAACACAACAAACCAGCAGACAACAGACATTTTTGGTA tgcgTGCAGAcggaggtgtggcggctggtCTCCCCCCATCCTCTGCACGGGTGTTGAACTCAGGTGAACCGCAGGTGACATCAAACATGTCTTCAGTGAACCGAGGTGACGCGTTGTGCTTCTTCATCAACGGGAAAAAG GTAACGGAGAACCATGCCGACCCAGAGACGATGCTTTTGTCCTTCCTCAGAGAGAAAT TGAGGTTGACTGGAACCAAGTATGGCTGCGGGGGCGGAGGCTGCGGCGCCTGCACTGTCATGGTGTCTCGCTATCAACCTGCCACCAAAACCATCAT ACACTACTCGGCGAACGCCTGCCTCCTGCCGCTGTGTCAGCTCCATGGAGCCGCAGTCACCACGGTGGAGGGCGTTGGCAGCACCAAGACCAGGATCCACCCCGTGCAG gaGCGAATAGCGAAGGCTCATGGGTCccagtgtggcttctgcactcCGGGGATGGTGATGTCCATGTACACTCTGCTGAGGAACCAGCCTCAGCCCTGCATGGACGACATCACCCAGGCTCTGGCTG GTAATTTGTGCCGGTGCACTGGATATCGCCCCATTGTTGATGGCTGCAGGACCTTCTGTCAG GAAACCAACTGCTGTCAAGCCAATGGAGCCGGAGACTGTTCAGAGAAAGATACTGATGAACCAGAGCAG GAGAAGCCCCGGCTGTTTGACAAGGATGAGTTTGTGCCACTGGACCAGACACAGGAGCTGATTTTCCCTCCTGAACTCATC CTGATGGCGGAGTCAACGAACCCTCGGACACTCACCTTTCACGGGGAGAGGATGACCTGCGTGTTCCCCGcctctctggaggagctggtgcAGCTGAAGAGCAGCAACCCCAAAGCTCCGCTGCTCATGGGAAACACCAACATAG GTCCCGATATAAAGTTCAAGGGCGTCGTGCATCCGCTGATCATATCCCCGACCAGCGTGATGGAGCTGTATGAGGTCACTCAGACGCCACAAG GTGTTTGGTTGGGAGCGGGTTGCAGTCTGTCCGAGGTCCGCTCTCTTCTAGAGAAGCTGCGTCCTCAGTTTCCAGAGGAGAAGACCGAACTCTTCACAGCCCTGATCCAGCAGCTGGGGAACCTGGGAAGCCAGCAGATCCGTAACGTCGCT aCTCTTGGAGGCAACATCATGAGTGCGTACCCCAATTCCGACCTGAACCCAGTTTTGGCTGCAGGGAACTGCAAACTGAGCATCATTTCCAGTG GAGGAAGACAGGAGGTCCCTCTGCATCAGGATTTCTTTGTTAGCTTTGGGAAAACCGCCCTGAAACCTGAAGACATTGTTCTCTCGGTTTTCATTCCCTTTTCCAGAAAG ggggagTTTGTTCGAGCTTTCCGTCAGGCTCCGAGAAAGGAGAGCTCCTTCGCCACCGTGACAACAGGAATGAGGGTGTTTTTCTCGGAGGGATCTCGAGTGGTCCAGGACGTCAgcatttattttggaggaatgGGATCGACCACAGTGAGTGCTGCCAAAACCTGCGCAGCTCTCATCACGAG GCCATGGGACGATGAAGTCCTCAGCCAGGCCTATGACGTCCTCCTGGACGAGTTGTTCCTTCCTCCCTCGACTCCAGGAGGGAAAGTGGAGTTCCGGCGCTCACTGACTCTCAGCTTCCTCTTCAAGTTTAACCTGGAGATCCTGCACAAGCTCAGAGAAATG AATGTGATCACAGATCAGCTTCCTGAGAAGATGCAGCCTTTACCCAGAGAGATCCAGTCCAGCCTGCAGGAGTTCCAG aatGTGTCGAAGGACCAGAACAACCAGGACCCAGTGGGCCATCCCATAATGCATCGCTCTGCCATCAGCCAGGCCACAGGTGAAGCCGTGTATTGCGACGACATCCCCAGAACAGACGGAGAACTCTTCCTGGCTCTGGTCACCAGCTCTCGAGCACACGCTAAAATCAC GGGGATGGATGTGAGCGAGGCTCTGCTGCTTCCAGGTGTCTTCGATGTCATCACAGCCAAAGATATTCCTGGGAAGAAAGTCCGTGCGATGTCTGGATATGACGAGGAGCTCCTCGCCGAGACAGAG GTGTCGTGCATCGGTCAGATGTTGTGCGCCGTGGTCGCTGATACACGGGTGCATGCCAGGCGAGGCGCAGCAGCCGTGAAGATCAGCTACGAGGACTTGCCGGATCCCGTGTTCACCACAGAG GAAGCCATTGAGAAATCCTCTTTCTTCGAGCCACAGAGGATGATACAGATTGGAAATGTAACCGAGGCCTTTAAAAGTGTCGATAATGTTTATGAAG GAGAGGTTCGACTGGGCGGCCAGGAGCATTTCTACATGGAGACTCAGAGCATGCTGGTTGTTCCTGTGGGCGAGGAGACGGAGTTCAACGCTTACGTCTCCACTCAGTGGCCGACTTTAGTTCAG GATGCGATAGCGGAGACACTGGGCATCCCGTCAAACCGAGTCACCTGTCACGTCAAAAGGGTCGGCGGAGCATTCGGAGGAAAGGTCACTAAAACCTCCATCTTGGCTTGTATCACCTCTGTGGCTGCGTGGAA GACCAATCGTGCAGTCCGGTGTGTTTTGGAGCGAGGTGAGGACATGCTGATCACGGGAGCTCGTCATCCTGTCCTGGGAAAGTACAAG GTTGGTTTCATGAACGATGGAAGGATCCTGGCGGCAGACATCCAGTACTACGCCAATGCTGGGAACACTGTGGATGAATCTGTTCTG GTAGTTGAGAAGATCCTGCTCCACATGGACAACGCATACAACATCCCCAACCTGCGAGGCCGCGGCGCTGCCTGCAGGACCAACCTGCCCTCCAACACGGCCTTCAGGGGCTTCGGCGTGCCCCAGAGCCTCATGGTGGTGGAGAACATGGTGAACGACGTGGCTGCGGTGCTGGGACGCCCTGCTGACCAG ATTCGGGAGACCAACATGTACAAGGGGGTGTCACTCACCCACTACAAGTTTGAGTTCAACCCAGAGAACTTGCTGCGCTGCTGGGAGGAATGTAAGACCAAGTCTGACTACAGCGCCCGGCGCCGAGCCGTCGACCAGTTTAACCAACAGAGCCGCTGGAAGAAGAGGGGCATGTCCATTATCCCCATCAAATATGGCATCGCGTTTTCTGAGGGCTTCTTAAATCAG gcAGCGGCTCTGGTCCACATCTATAAAGACGGCTCTGTTCTGGTGACTCATGGTGGGGCAGAGCTGGGTCAGGGAATCCACACTAAAATGCAGCAG GTTGCCAGCCGAGAGCTTCACATCCCGCTCTCTCAGATTCACATCAGTGAAACCAGCACCGACACCGTTCCCAACACCTCCCCCTCCGCTGCTTCCTTTGGCACGGACGCCAACGGCATGGCGGTCAAG GATGCCTGCCAGACTCTGTACAGGCGACTGGAGCCAGTCAGGCAGAAGAACCCCAAAGGATCATGGGAGAGTTGG GTCCAGGCAGCTTTTGTTGAGAAAATCAGTTTGTCAGCCACTGGATTCTACAAGTGA